In a single window of the Vitis vinifera cultivar Pinot Noir 40024 chromosome 6, ASM3070453v1 genome:
- the LOC109122794 gene encoding uncharacterized protein LOC109122794: MSSSDSKNSRKDFVWKYVIEVSGEQYIRCKFCNQRCTGGVNRLKHHLAGTHHGMKPCSKVSEDARLECKEALTNFKDKKTKRNELLQEIGMGPTSMHESALCKTIGTLGSGSGSGSGSVSGSGEPIPRGPMDKFTTSQPRQSTLNSKWKQEERKEVCRKIGRFMYSKGLPFNTVNDPYWFPMIDAVANFGPGFKPPSMHELRTWILKEEVNDLSIIMEDHKKAWKQYGCSIMSDGWTDGKSRCLINFLVNSPAGTWFMKSIDASDTIKNGELMFKYLDEVVEEIGEENVVQVITDNASNYVNAGMRLMEKRSRLWWTPCAAHCIDLMLEDIGKLNVHATTLSRARQVVKFIYGHTWVLSLMRTFTKNHELIRPAITRFATAFLTLQSIYKQKQALIAMFSSEKWCSSTWAKKVEGVKTRSIVLFDPNFWPHVAFCIKTTVPLVSVLREVDSEERPAMGYIYELMDSAKEKIAFNCGGMERKYGPIWRKIDARWTPQLHRPLHAAGYYLNPQLRYGDKFSNVDEVRKGLFECMDRMLDYQERLKADIQLDSYDQAMGEFGSRIAIDSRTLRSPTSWWMRFGGSTPELQKFAIRVLSLTCSASGCERNWSTFESIHTKKRNRLEHQRLNALVYVRYNTRLRERSLQRKQNVDPILVEEIDSDDEWIAEKEDPLLPLDLCWLQDNELFNVDAIRVVSSNSQETQTSSDHMVSSHSYKRKHNEVPSTSGGKGKEKELNLTPIDEDEDLDEMGIHDSGHFPTIDTLDEDDDDLGEEDLS, encoded by the exons atgagttcCTCCGATTCGAAAAATTCAAGAAAGGATTTTGTGTGGAAGTATGTGATTGAAGTTTCTGGAGAGCAATATATAAGATGTAAATTTTGCAATCAAAGATGTACGGGAGGGGTGAATAGACTAAAGCATCACTTAGCCGGAACTCATCATGGTATGAAACCATGCAGCAAAGTTAGTGAAGATGCTAGATTGGAATGTAAAGAGGCATTGACTAattttaaggataaaaaaacGAAGAGAAATGAATTGCTCCAAGAAATTGGTATGGGTCCAACTTCAATGCATGAAAGTGCCTTGTGTAAAACAATAGGGACATTAGGGAGTGGGAGTGGGAGTGGGAGTGGGAGTGTAAGTGGGAGTGGGGAACCTATTCCTAGGGGACCCATGGATAAATTTACCACTTCACAACCTAGACAAAGTACGTTGAATTCAAAGTGGaagcaagaagaaaggaaggaagtgtgtAGAAAAATTGGTAGGTTTATGTATTCAAAAGGTCTCCCATTCAACACTGTGAATGATCCTTATTGGTTTCCTATGATAGATGCTGTTGCAAACTTTGGGCCCGGGTTTAAGCCTCCATCTATGCACGAATTGAGGACATGGATTCTTAAAGAAGAGGTGAATGACCTAAGTATCATTATGGAAGATCACAAAAAAGCTTGGAAACAatatggatgttcaattatgtcagaTGGTTGGACAGATGGAAAAAGTAGGtgtcttatcaattttttggtgaatagtCCTGCTGGCACTTGGtttatgaaatcaattgatgcttctgatacaataaaaaatggggaattgatgttcaaatatcttgatgaggtggttgaagaaattggagaggagaaTGTTGTGCAAGTCATCACTGATAATGCCTCTAATTATGTGAATGCTGGAATGAGGCTTATGGAAAAAAGGAGTAGATTGTGGTGGACTCCTTGTGCTGCTCATTGCATTGATTTGATGTTGGAGGATATTGGAAAGCTAAATGTTCATGCTACTACACTTTCTCGAGCTAGGCAAGTTGTGAAGTTTATATATGGGCATACTTGGGTTCTTAgcttgatgagaacatttacaaaaaatcatgaacttATTCGTCCAGCAATTACACGGTTTGCTACTGCATTTCTTACTCTCCAAAGTATTTATAAGCAAAAGCAAGCTCTTATAGCAATGTTCTCCTCAGAAAAATGGTGTTCAAGCACATGGGCTAAAAAGGTAGAAGGTGTGAAAACTCGAAGTATAGTGttgtttgatccaaatttttggcCTCATGTTGCTTTTTGCATAAAGACCACTGTTCCATTAGTTAGTGTCTTGAGAGAGGTTGATTCAGAGGAAAGACCAGCCATgggttatatttatgagttgatgGATTCAGCTAAGGAGAAGATTGCATTTAATTGTGGGGGCATGGAGAGAAAATATGgcccaatttggagaaaaattgatGCAAGATGGACTCCGCAACTTCATCGACCTTTACATGCAGCAGGCTATTATCTTAATCCTCAATTGAGGTATGGAGATAAGTTCTCTAATGTTGATGAGGTGAGGAAGggattatttgaatgcatggatAGGATGTTGGATTATCAAGAACGTTTAAAAGCTGACATTCAGTTGGACTCATATGACCAAGCAATGGGTGAATTTGGGAGTCgtattgcaattgattctcgaACATTAAGAAGTCCTACAAGTTGGTGGATGCGTTTTGGGGGTTCAACACCGGAGTTGCAAAAGTTTGCTATTCGAGTCCTTAGCCTTACTTGTAGTGCTTCgggatgtgaaagaaattggagcacatttgaatcg atccatacaaaaaaaagaaatagacttgaacatcaaaggttgaatgctctagtgtatgtaaggtacaacactagattgagagagcgaagtctacaaaggaaacaaaatgttgatcCAATCTTGGTAGAGGagattgattctgatgatgaaTGGATTGCGGAGAAAGAAGATCCCCTCCTCCCCCTTGATCTTTGTTGGCTTCAAGATAATGAATTATTCAATGTTGATGCCATTAGAGTTGTGTCATCCAACTCCCAAGAGACGCAAACATCATCGGATCATATGGTTTCTTCACATTCCtacaaaaggaaacataatgaagtaccaa GTACAAGTGGAGGCAAAGGCAAAGAGAAGGAATTGAATTTGACAccaattgatgaagatgaagatttagaTGAAATGGGGATACATGATAGTGGACATTTTCCTACTATTGATACattggatgaggatgatgatgaccttggagaggaggatttaagttga